One Gemmatimonas sp. DNA window includes the following coding sequences:
- the bla gene encoding subclass B3 metallo-beta-lactamase: MKSWLPYTAVVTAFGALLAAPLSAQGYSPKECPSCAGWNAPHAPTKLFGNSYYVGTDGLSAILITSPAGHVLIDGGLPESASLILQNIVALGFRVQDVKLILNSHDHYDHAGGIAELARASGAVVAASASSAKTMRAGISGANDPQYALLLAYPAVPRVREIADGDTVRVGALSLVAHFTPGHTAGGTTWSWRSCEGARCLDMVYADSQTPISDSAFRYASDPRYPTAAADFARGHALIEQLRCDVLITPHPSATKLWERLAATGDSPGLVDANACARYAATSRAALAKRLATEASSRF; encoded by the coding sequence ATGAAATCATGGCTACCCTACACCGCCGTCGTCACCGCATTCGGCGCGCTGCTCGCCGCACCACTCTCGGCTCAAGGCTACAGCCCGAAGGAATGCCCGAGCTGTGCAGGGTGGAACGCGCCGCACGCACCAACGAAGTTGTTCGGCAACAGCTACTACGTGGGCACGGACGGATTGAGTGCGATCCTGATCACATCTCCGGCCGGACATGTGCTGATCGACGGTGGTCTCCCCGAGTCCGCCTCACTGATTCTGCAGAACATTGTCGCGCTCGGCTTCCGCGTGCAGGATGTGAAGCTCATCCTCAACTCGCACGACCACTACGATCATGCGGGCGGCATTGCCGAATTGGCGAGGGCGTCGGGGGCGGTGGTGGCGGCCAGTGCGTCGAGTGCGAAAACCATGCGGGCGGGCATTTCGGGTGCGAACGATCCGCAGTACGCGCTCCTGCTGGCGTATCCCGCCGTGCCGCGTGTGCGCGAGATCGCCGATGGTGATACGGTGCGCGTGGGCGCGCTGTCGTTAGTGGCGCACTTCACGCCGGGACACACGGCCGGTGGCACGACATGGAGCTGGCGCTCATGCGAGGGCGCACGCTGCCTGGATATGGTGTACGCCGATAGTCAAACGCCCATTTCAGACAGCGCCTTCCGCTATGCGAGCGATCCACGCTACCCCACTGCCGCGGCCGATTTCGCACGAGGGCACGCGCTCATCGAGCAACTGCGCTGCGATGTGCTGATCACGCCGCATCCGAGCGCGACGAAGCTGTGGGAGCGACTGGCGGCTACGGGCGACTCGCCGGGACTGGTGGACGCCAACGCGTGCGCGCGATACGCCGCGACCTCGCGGGCGGCGTTGGCGAAGCGGCTGGCCACCGAGGCGTCGTCACGCTTTTAG
- a CDS encoding helicase-associated domain-containing protein, with amino-acid sequence MKLFDVDWAVVLREMSRWSQLSLSARHVLLEVLKPSGYVLGAHFGTARDEIVASGIPKFDVERNRLMLADEHRELLKVLRAMARHPVFDAPSMPALFGYLEEHFTNDDVHRLGGNAALAAYGHVTRYTLAPRIAFAGWPGDLLVAEHDADLLAWGAARGVTSVGRITLMELRALQTLVRQLVVERDAVPLSVVYAKIATRDRASFAEALHLGLRTVVLFAGMRGRDLEPIIGLWPTALQELLRPAAVKPTAVVPVEQFSAAVLMEDMTAVMATVAAAPVRLRANDLAVFAKIRADIEARVVPVPAWAAPMVGSPDRSRVDAAAGTLQWRGLVDVQARHQNPHLTSTTAGMKWLALSAHDRLVALMKPMRESKARNPRGSYEPGDDGGFFPYALPYYREPKGLRLRDAVTSAFVDLSDSFYALESFLDFAARTANPFLALNAEARLDLERQVHFGGIDPRDGFQSLWRGALLGFLTSRLVVFGGATLGRLDSGALCFAVTDIGRYLLGATNDFTYGASGTADMIVQPNFDIVVLNSAPSLEAALARVSERVGVAPGLAFRITRASVMRAAESGLTVDDVLSTLADASSKPVPQNVQREITGWMAAVRRAQLRTVEVIDCGHTDTADRISALLGGKTTRLTPTMIELTATTPSARAVLIKKLRAGGVFIEDQSGRAKAAPVRRRRVEPTWDEE; translated from the coding sequence ATGAAGCTGTTCGATGTGGACTGGGCCGTGGTGTTACGCGAGATGTCACGATGGAGCCAGCTGTCGCTCAGCGCGCGACACGTGCTCTTGGAGGTGCTCAAACCATCGGGTTACGTGCTGGGCGCGCACTTCGGTACCGCGCGCGATGAGATCGTGGCGAGCGGCATCCCCAAATTCGATGTCGAACGCAACCGGCTGATGCTGGCCGACGAGCATCGCGAATTGCTCAAGGTGCTGCGGGCGATGGCGCGCCATCCGGTGTTCGATGCACCGTCTATGCCGGCACTGTTCGGCTATCTGGAAGAGCATTTCACCAACGACGACGTTCATCGCCTCGGCGGGAACGCGGCGCTCGCGGCCTACGGCCACGTCACGCGGTACACACTGGCGCCGCGTATCGCGTTCGCCGGGTGGCCCGGTGACCTGCTCGTGGCCGAGCATGATGCCGATCTGCTCGCGTGGGGCGCGGCGCGTGGCGTCACCTCGGTGGGCCGGATCACGCTGATGGAGCTGCGCGCCCTTCAGACACTGGTCCGACAACTCGTGGTGGAAAGGGATGCTGTTCCGCTGTCGGTCGTGTATGCGAAGATCGCGACTCGCGATCGGGCTTCGTTTGCCGAAGCGTTGCATCTGGGTCTGAGAACGGTCGTCCTCTTCGCCGGGATGCGCGGCCGCGATCTCGAGCCCATCATCGGGCTGTGGCCTACAGCCCTGCAGGAGCTCCTCCGGCCAGCCGCGGTGAAGCCTACCGCGGTCGTACCCGTGGAGCAGTTCTCGGCGGCGGTCCTGATGGAGGACATGACGGCGGTGATGGCCACGGTGGCCGCAGCGCCGGTTCGCCTGCGGGCGAACGACTTGGCGGTCTTCGCGAAGATTCGCGCCGATATCGAGGCGCGCGTGGTGCCCGTGCCCGCGTGGGCCGCACCGATGGTGGGTAGTCCGGATCGGTCGCGCGTCGATGCGGCGGCGGGCACGCTGCAGTGGCGTGGCTTAGTCGACGTGCAGGCGCGTCATCAGAACCCGCACCTCACGAGCACGACGGCCGGTATGAAATGGTTGGCGCTCTCCGCGCACGATCGACTGGTCGCCCTGATGAAACCGATGCGCGAGTCGAAGGCGCGCAACCCGCGAGGTAGCTACGAACCGGGCGATGATGGGGGCTTCTTCCCGTACGCGCTGCCGTACTATCGCGAACCCAAAGGTTTGCGGTTGCGCGACGCCGTCACGAGCGCCTTCGTTGATCTGTCCGACAGTTTCTACGCCCTGGAGAGCTTCCTCGATTTCGCGGCCCGCACGGCCAATCCGTTCCTCGCGCTCAACGCGGAAGCGCGACTCGATCTGGAGCGGCAAGTACACTTCGGCGGCATCGATCCGCGCGATGGCTTTCAGTCACTCTGGCGCGGTGCGCTGTTGGGATTTCTCACATCACGCTTGGTGGTATTCGGCGGCGCGACGCTGGGGCGCCTGGACTCTGGCGCCCTCTGTTTCGCCGTGACCGACATCGGGCGGTATCTGCTCGGTGCGACAAACGATTTCACGTACGGCGCGTCCGGCACTGCAGACATGATTGTGCAGCCCAACTTCGACATCGTGGTGCTCAACTCGGCGCCCAGTCTCGAGGCCGCGCTGGCGCGGGTGTCGGAGCGCGTTGGTGTGGCGCCGGGGCTCGCCTTTCGTATTACCCGGGCGTCGGTGATGCGCGCCGCCGAGTCGGGACTGACCGTCGATGACGTCCTGTCGACGCTCGCCGATGCGTCATCCAAACCGGTGCCGCAGAATGTGCAGCGCGAAATCACGGGGTGGATGGCGGCCGTTCGGCGCGCACAGCTGCGCACGGTCGAAGTGATCGACTGTGGTCACACCGACACCGCTGATCGCATTTCGGCACTGCTCGGCGGCAAGACGACACGATTGACGCCGACGATGATCGAGTTGACGGCCACGACGCCGAGCGCGCGTGCGGTGCTGATCAAGAAGCTGCGCGCCGGTGGTGTGTTCATCGAGGACCAATCCGGTCGGGCGAAGGCCGCGCCGGTTCGTCGTCGGCGAGTAGAGCCGACGTGGGACGAGGAGTAG
- a CDS encoding response regulator: MMNHQARARTVLLVDDFPAVLAWATRAFERDGWSVLAAGSGTEALALCREYQLIGRPITLLVTDLDLPEFDGVLLVNAMRAIDAQLPVVALSANAAIAREWSGVMLDHTVFFTKPVRASHLVAAANGLVMPAPDPLDSLSPEGSG, translated from the coding sequence ATGATGAACCATCAAGCCCGCGCGCGCACGGTCTTGCTCGTCGATGATTTCCCAGCCGTACTCGCATGGGCCACGCGCGCCTTCGAACGCGATGGGTGGAGCGTACTGGCGGCAGGGAGCGGCACGGAGGCGCTGGCACTCTGTCGTGAGTACCAGCTCATCGGCCGGCCGATCACGTTGCTGGTGACCGACCTCGATTTGCCGGAGTTCGATGGTGTGCTGCTGGTCAACGCCATGCGCGCCATTGACGCGCAACTGCCGGTGGTCGCATTGAGCGCCAACGCGGCGATTGCGCGGGAGTGGAGTGGCGTGATGCTCGATCATACGGTGTTCTTTACCAAGCCGGTACGGGCGTCGCACCTGGTGGCGGCGGCGAACGGACTCGTCATGCCGGCGCCTGACCCACTCGATAGTTTGTCTCCCGAGGGGTCAGGGTAA
- a CDS encoding methyl-accepting chemotaxis protein, with protein MQWFSNLPIGRKLSLGFGIVAVLLAVVGYEGISTARRIDGLMTDMHESHSVPALHLKESNVQVLRIARDVRSALLDGDAAKINKRAADIARYDSTFYAEFAQYSKHIQRAKVKQQAVQLLERFRVLRPMQDAVVALAREGKVEEGKLRLNTIRAHADSIDVLLDSLQEAKLDLMAITAKASEDAVSSSIRVLLILVVVALIVAAIAATGITRPIVAALAGLRRVADGLALGDIEHDITVTSQDETGQLATAMQKMLQAQRELASVALAISAGDTSRQVVVRSDKDTLGESFVTLRQTVQLLVDETGTLVTAARVGNLQQRSDAQQFHGSYRELVQGINDLLDAVVTPINEASDVMSRVADRDLTARVTGQYRGDFDRIKQSINVAAETLDDALSQVYGASEQVSAAGTQIASGSQALAQGSSEQAASLEEVSSSLQEMSSSSKETATNARLARDMAVGTRDRVIEGRASMDKLSAAMEQIKRSSDETAKIVKTIDELAFQTNLLALNAAVEAARAGDAGRGFAVVAEEVRSLAIRSAEAAKTTAALIEGSVSHAAQGVLSNADVMAKLAEIDNEVRRVTEVVASIATAGEQQADSVEQINAAVGQLNAVTQQVAANAEESASASEELAGQSITMSNLVGTFQLSSNTGARRSKAVTVARTVRSAELAIF; from the coding sequence ATGCAGTGGTTCTCGAATCTCCCGATCGGCCGGAAGCTCTCGCTCGGCTTCGGTATCGTCGCCGTTCTCCTCGCCGTGGTCGGCTACGAAGGCATCTCGACGGCTCGCCGCATCGACGGTCTCATGACGGACATGCACGAGTCCCACTCTGTGCCTGCCCTGCACTTGAAAGAATCGAACGTACAGGTGCTTCGCATTGCGCGCGACGTACGCAGCGCGCTCCTGGACGGTGACGCCGCCAAGATCAATAAGCGCGCGGCCGATATCGCGCGCTACGATTCCACGTTCTATGCAGAATTTGCGCAGTACTCCAAACACATCCAGCGCGCAAAGGTGAAGCAGCAGGCGGTGCAACTCCTGGAGCGCTTCCGCGTGCTTCGGCCGATGCAGGATGCGGTGGTGGCATTGGCGCGCGAAGGCAAAGTGGAAGAGGGGAAGCTCCGCCTCAACACCATTCGCGCGCACGCCGACAGTATTGACGTCCTGCTCGACTCCCTACAGGAAGCCAAGCTCGATCTCATGGCCATCACCGCGAAGGCCAGCGAAGACGCCGTGTCCTCGTCGATCCGAGTGCTCCTGATCCTCGTTGTTGTCGCCCTGATCGTTGCCGCGATCGCGGCGACGGGCATCACACGGCCGATTGTCGCCGCCCTTGCCGGACTTCGGCGGGTCGCCGATGGTCTGGCCCTCGGCGATATCGAGCACGACATCACGGTCACCAGCCAAGACGAAACGGGCCAGCTCGCTACGGCGATGCAGAAGATGCTGCAGGCGCAGCGCGAGCTCGCCAGCGTCGCCCTCGCCATCAGCGCCGGCGATACCTCACGCCAGGTGGTCGTGCGCAGCGACAAGGACACGCTCGGCGAGTCGTTCGTCACCCTTCGTCAAACGGTGCAATTGCTCGTTGACGAAACTGGAACACTCGTGACCGCGGCCCGTGTCGGCAACCTGCAGCAGCGTTCGGACGCCCAACAGTTCCATGGTTCATACCGCGAACTGGTACAGGGCATCAACGATCTGCTCGACGCCGTCGTGACGCCGATCAACGAGGCATCGGATGTGATGTCGCGAGTGGCCGACCGCGACCTCACGGCGCGGGTAACGGGGCAATACCGAGGCGACTTCGACCGCATTAAGCAGTCCATCAATGTCGCAGCGGAAACGCTCGACGATGCGCTCTCGCAGGTGTACGGCGCGTCGGAGCAGGTCTCGGCCGCGGGCACGCAGATCGCCAGTGGCAGTCAGGCGCTGGCGCAGGGCTCGTCGGAACAGGCCGCATCACTCGAAGAGGTGTCCAGCAGCTTGCAGGAGATGTCATCCTCGTCCAAGGAAACTGCCACGAACGCCCGCTTGGCTCGCGACATGGCGGTCGGCACGCGCGATCGGGTGATCGAGGGACGAGCGAGCATGGACAAGCTCTCCGCCGCCATGGAGCAGATCAAACGCTCCAGCGACGAGACCGCGAAGATCGTCAAGACGATCGACGAGCTCGCATTTCAGACCAATCTGCTGGCGCTCAATGCGGCGGTAGAAGCCGCTCGGGCCGGCGACGCCGGTCGTGGCTTTGCCGTGGTCGCCGAGGAAGTACGCAGCCTCGCCATTCGCAGCGCCGAGGCGGCCAAGACGACGGCGGCGTTGATCGAAGGTTCGGTGTCACATGCCGCACAGGGTGTGCTGTCGAATGCGGACGTGATGGCGAAGTTGGCGGAGATCGATAACGAAGTCAGGCGCGTGACGGAAGTCGTGGCGTCTATCGCGACCGCCGGTGAACAGCAGGCTGACAGTGTAGAGCAGATCAACGCCGCCGTCGGCCAGTTGAACGCGGTGACGCAACAGGTGGCGGCGAACGCCGAGGAATCGGCGAGTGCGTCGGAAGAGCTGGCCGGTCAGTCGATCACCATGTCGAACCTGGTGGGGACATTCCAGCTTTCCAGCAACACCGGCGCGCGCCGCTCGAAGGCAGTGACGGTTGCGCGGACGGTGAGGAGCGCCGAGCTGGCGATCTTCTAG
- a CDS encoding methanogen output domain 1-containing protein, with the protein MTSAPLPLAQQAIPLERDVFLRSMLRELAGTLQDVVGLDEASGFISVVGQRIGDELNVAYREALRVPTMNREQVADALVDLKQRIQGGFRIVEQDDTKIVFANTVCPFAEKVVGRPALCMMTSNVFGSIAAENLGYAKVVLEETIAEGHDGCRVVVHLQPCAASTAASGREYFKA; encoded by the coding sequence ATGACATCCGCTCCATTACCGCTCGCCCAACAGGCGATTCCGCTCGAACGCGATGTCTTCCTGCGTTCCATGCTCCGCGAACTGGCCGGCACGCTGCAGGACGTCGTCGGACTCGATGAAGCGTCCGGCTTCATCAGTGTCGTGGGACAGCGCATTGGCGATGAGTTGAATGTTGCCTACCGTGAGGCGCTGCGCGTGCCCACGATGAACCGCGAGCAGGTGGCCGACGCGCTCGTCGACCTGAAGCAGCGCATTCAGGGTGGCTTCCGCATTGTCGAGCAGGACGACACCAAAATCGTCTTTGCCAACACGGTCTGTCCATTTGCCGAAAAGGTGGTGGGACGTCCCGCCCTCTGCATGATGACCTCCAACGTGTTTGGCAGCATCGCCGCCGAGAATCTCGGCTACGCCAAAGTGGTGCTCGAGGAAACGATCGCCGAGGGCCACGACGGCTGTCGCGTGGTCGTGCATCTCCAACCTTGCGCCGCGAGTACTGCGGCGTCGGGACGCGAATATTTCAAGGCGTAA
- a CDS encoding response regulator — protein MDSAQFLEVADWLPDPLLMLTRDGTIMTANRAAARLLGTSADRLGGTSLTARVDGDVETIARHLRESSRAREPHPGAIALRTEGGATVPCRCSTGLFRPASDEHPALLVMRLLPRETSPSQFRLLNDRIEQLDREIGRRQAAEEERRKLEAQMLQTQKLESLGVLAGGIAHDFNNLLTGIIGFSDLARLELPHESSTRSYLDEAVNGARRAAELTQQMLAYSGKGKFVVGPVRITGLVEEITRLLEVSISKKCVLRYDLMVDQPPCLADATQLRQVIMNLIINASEAIGERSGVISLTTGAMWCERDYLAETYLDEGLREGLYLTLEVADTGVGMSPEVRARIFDPFYTTKFTGRGLGLAAVLGIVRGHGGAIRVYSEAGRGTTFKILLPAVTDAVMPNAFAAPTGDAWRGSGTVLVVDDEESVRALSRHMLERMGYEVVLAADGREGVAAFKSIADRTPVVLLDLTMPHLDGAAAFREMRRIDPDVRVVLMSGYNEHAVAPQFAGKGLEGFVQKPFQYDELQATMKRVTAGDAVSRYGGGAP, from the coding sequence ATGGACTCCGCCCAGTTTCTCGAGGTCGCCGACTGGCTCCCTGATCCGCTGCTCATGCTCACGCGCGACGGTACGATCATGACGGCCAACCGTGCGGCGGCGCGTCTGCTGGGAACGTCGGCCGACAGGCTGGGGGGGACGTCACTGACAGCCCGCGTGGACGGTGATGTCGAAACGATCGCCCGACATTTGCGTGAGTCGTCTCGGGCTCGCGAGCCGCATCCCGGTGCCATCGCGCTGCGCACGGAAGGGGGGGCCACTGTGCCGTGTCGTTGCAGCACGGGCCTGTTCCGCCCTGCGAGCGACGAGCATCCCGCGCTGCTCGTCATGCGCCTGCTCCCGCGCGAAACGTCGCCGAGTCAATTCCGTTTGCTCAACGATCGCATCGAACAGTTGGATCGTGAAATCGGGCGGCGCCAGGCGGCTGAGGAGGAGCGGCGCAAGCTGGAAGCACAGATGCTGCAAACGCAGAAGCTCGAAAGCCTTGGCGTCCTCGCGGGTGGCATCGCGCACGACTTCAACAATCTGCTGACCGGCATCATCGGCTTCAGCGACCTGGCGCGTCTGGAACTTCCGCACGAGTCATCCACCCGCAGCTATCTCGACGAAGCGGTGAACGGCGCGCGGCGGGCGGCCGAGCTCACGCAGCAGATGCTCGCGTACTCGGGCAAGGGCAAGTTCGTGGTGGGCCCCGTACGAATCACGGGCCTGGTGGAGGAGATTACGCGCTTGCTCGAGGTGTCGATCTCGAAGAAGTGCGTGCTGCGCTACGATCTCATGGTCGATCAGCCACCGTGTCTGGCCGATGCCACACAGCTGCGACAGGTGATCATGAACCTGATCATCAACGCGTCTGAAGCGATCGGCGAGCGCAGTGGCGTCATCTCGTTAACCACCGGCGCGATGTGGTGCGAGCGTGACTACTTGGCCGAGACCTATCTCGACGAGGGACTCCGCGAGGGATTGTATCTCACGCTCGAGGTAGCGGACACCGGTGTGGGCATGTCACCCGAGGTGCGCGCGCGCATCTTCGATCCGTTCTACACCACCAAGTTCACCGGACGTGGACTCGGCCTTGCCGCGGTACTCGGTATTGTGCGCGGCCACGGGGGCGCGATCCGCGTGTACTCCGAGGCTGGCCGAGGCACCACGTTCAAGATCCTGTTGCCGGCGGTGACCGACGCCGTGATGCCGAATGCGTTTGCTGCGCCCACGGGCGACGCGTGGCGCGGTAGCGGCACGGTGCTGGTGGTGGACGACGAAGAAAGCGTGCGAGCGTTGTCGAGACATATGCTGGAGCGCATGGGCTACGAGGTCGTGCTCGCGGCCGACGGTCGTGAGGGCGTCGCGGCCTTCAAGTCGATCGCCGACCGCACGCCGGTCGTACTGCTCGACCTTACTATGCCGCATCTTGATGGTGCGGCGGCGTTCCGCGAGATGCGGCGCATCGATCCCGATGTGCGTGTCGTGCTGATGAGCGGGTACAACGAACACGCCGTGGCGCCGCAGTTTGCGGGCAAGGGATTGGAAGGATTTGTCCAGAAGCCGTTCCAGTACGACGAACTGCAAGCCACGATGAAGCGGGTGACGGCGGGGGACGCGGTGAGTCGGTACGGAGGCGGCGCGCCATGA
- a CDS encoding helix-turn-helix domain-containing protein: protein MISFGRNSILLSIGTAHGLVLAALLWRASANRTANRLLALLVTIVALRVLPYIIGFAGFYDTWPWLSFMPYEWSLALGAVIWLYMHVICIGALPQRWGWHLLPAVVQGAYYTAVFVQPLDFKNHWDSVAHVPYVVPIETAWSFVALVVYLALAWRTQARYQHWLDTALSNREEYRLDWPRRFLIACSVTAAIWVSQTVYEAAVGGFTYFDRLPLYLWFSLLVYGLGLGGLRSAGLMYPRPEGLAEPEPQLVPTAPTEAMAALPNAERQADWREMGQRVDAEVRASGWWRDPDLTAPRLARLLATNTTYLSRALNEGLGVNFNEFINRIRVEAVQVELRAANADRDILTIALEAGFNSKASFNRVFKRVASVTPTEFKRSAHAATSQTP from the coding sequence ATGATCTCCTTCGGTCGCAACAGCATTCTGCTCAGCATCGGCACCGCGCACGGGCTCGTACTCGCGGCGCTGTTGTGGCGCGCATCGGCCAATCGCACCGCGAATCGTCTGCTGGCGTTGCTCGTCACGATCGTGGCCTTGCGGGTGCTGCCCTACATCATCGGCTTCGCCGGGTTCTACGACACGTGGCCGTGGCTGTCGTTCATGCCGTACGAGTGGTCCCTCGCGCTCGGGGCGGTGATCTGGCTGTACATGCACGTGATCTGCATCGGCGCGCTGCCGCAACGCTGGGGGTGGCACCTGCTTCCCGCGGTCGTGCAGGGGGCATACTACACCGCGGTGTTCGTGCAGCCGCTGGACTTCAAGAACCACTGGGATTCGGTCGCGCATGTGCCGTACGTCGTGCCGATCGAGACGGCGTGGTCCTTCGTGGCCCTCGTCGTCTACCTGGCTCTCGCCTGGCGCACGCAGGCGCGCTACCAGCACTGGCTCGATACGGCCCTCTCCAACCGTGAGGAGTACCGGCTCGACTGGCCCCGACGCTTTCTCATCGCCTGTAGCGTGACCGCCGCCATCTGGGTGTCGCAGACCGTGTACGAAGCGGCGGTTGGTGGTTTCACCTACTTCGACCGCCTGCCGCTCTACCTCTGGTTCTCGCTGCTGGTCTACGGCCTTGGGCTCGGCGGGCTTCGCAGCGCCGGCCTCATGTATCCGCGACCGGAAGGGCTGGCCGAGCCCGAACCCCAGCTGGTGCCCACGGCCCCGACCGAGGCCATGGCCGCCCTCCCGAACGCCGAACGGCAGGCCGATTGGCGCGAGATGGGGCAACGCGTTGACGCCGAGGTGCGCGCCAGTGGGTGGTGGCGAGACCCGGATCTCACCGCCCCGCGGCTCGCCCGTCTGCTGGCCACTAACACCACCTATCTCTCCCGCGCCCTCAATGAGGGGCTCGGCGTGAACTTCAACGAGTTCATCAACCGGATCCGGGTCGAAGCGGTGCAAGTCGAATTGCGCGCCGCGAACGCCGATCGCGACATCCTCACGATTGCCCTCGAGGCTGGCTTCAACTCCAAGGCGTCGTTCAACCGCGTCTTCAAGCGCGTCGCATCGGTCACTCCGACCGAATTCAAGCGCTCGGCCCACGCCGCGACGTCTCAAACTCCATAA
- a CDS encoding sensor domain-containing diguanylate cyclase: MHGTCRDHDGWLPPDQHHARLTAPSRLAALRTSQLLDGASSDVLDRLARLATQLLHVPVALVSLVDDGGQHFPGLAGLGGWAGAQRGTPLSHSFCQYVVTNGRALIVDDAAVHPLVRDNLAFHELGVVAYAGVPLRTSGGENLGSMCAIDTVPVQWTDAQVTTLEDLAAAAMAEIELRSTVRALTAAQERLQQQVERDVLTGLYNRRGFSERAKHHLALAQRTGSPFSVVALDLDAFKQINDSFGHDVGDEALVEMASLLADVVRDSDLAARLGGDEFTLLLANAVGRDLDVFVGRLRAAIDAANARDERDFVLASSIGVASWSPASPSSLPTLMRLADEALYADKRARKLHALCVA; the protein is encoded by the coding sequence ATGCACGGTACATGTCGCGACCACGACGGCTGGCTCCCGCCTGATCAGCATCACGCACGCCTGACGGCACCTTCGCGCCTCGCGGCGCTCCGAACCAGCCAACTGCTGGATGGCGCGTCCAGCGACGTCCTCGATCGGCTCGCGCGTCTCGCCACCCAACTCTTGCACGTCCCCGTGGCGCTGGTCAGCCTGGTCGACGACGGCGGCCAACATTTCCCGGGATTGGCCGGTCTCGGTGGCTGGGCCGGCGCGCAACGCGGCACGCCGCTTTCGCATTCGTTCTGTCAGTACGTGGTCACGAATGGCCGGGCACTGATCGTGGACGACGCAGCGGTCCATCCGCTGGTCCGGGACAATCTCGCGTTCCATGAACTTGGCGTGGTGGCGTACGCCGGTGTGCCACTGCGCACGTCAGGGGGAGAGAATCTCGGATCAATGTGCGCGATCGACACGGTTCCAGTCCAGTGGACCGACGCACAGGTCACGACCCTCGAGGACTTGGCGGCCGCCGCGATGGCCGAGATCGAATTGCGATCCACGGTGCGCGCATTGACGGCGGCGCAGGAGCGGCTCCAGCAGCAGGTGGAGCGGGACGTGTTGACCGGGTTGTACAACCGACGCGGCTTCAGCGAGCGCGCGAAGCATCATCTGGCGCTGGCGCAGCGAACCGGGAGCCCGTTCTCGGTGGTTGCGCTCGATCTCGATGCGTTCAAGCAGATCAACGACTCCTTCGGACATGATGTCGGTGATGAGGCGCTGGTTGAGATGGCGTCACTGCTTGCCGACGTCGTTCGAGACAGCGATCTGGCGGCCAGGCTTGGGGGCGACGAATTCACGCTGCTGCTGGCCAACGCCGTTGGCCGGGATCTCGACGTCTTCGTTGGCCGGTTGCGCGCCGCCATCGATGCGGCCAACGCCCGTGATGAGCGTGACTTTGTACTGGCGTCGAGTATCGGTGTGGCGAGCTGGTCGCCGGCATCACCCAGCAGTCTGCCCACGCTCATGCGGTTGGCCGACGAAGCACTGTATGCGGACAAGCGGGCCAGGAAGCTGCACGCGCTCTGTGTCGCATGA